A DNA window from Hydra vulgaris chromosome 13, alternate assembly HydraT2T_AEP contains the following coding sequences:
- the LOC136090362 gene encoding uncharacterized protein LOC136090362 has translation MSQVNNAIWNYFTKLPEVTVNSVTKKKNYKSSCNQCQAVLTCCHGSTSGMSKHLGSQHPVQAIAYLKAKNDKVVQLAADRVEVEKELDRSSSLRGFFPATTTSKKRVDNLSKKSPPSSQQGGHEKLQVTLDEYVKITKWDSQSSCQLDFDTVLTLACIMLNLPFNIVETPGMKLLLNYLASKAIIKTPKTLATTKLDMIHHNVEKAITNQLEEEVPECESVAFTSDGWTAKNGDPFESLTLHYINSDFELKKYSLDCQAHLNRKTGPLLAKGLDTMISKYEVLARPDLERTCVTDGAANMKAAVSLSTLLDKQLACVDHMLNNCLKDTLENGEVKVIVDKCKRLAQRTHQSTKDWYEIKQECESLGCNPIKLIQPVQTRWNSNAMLFKSVLRNEQGLKSVRDNSLNANLTILIPSDEDFQVIAELHPFLAKCQEYSEIWSSDKTPTVHKIQQHLFSLITMCHRTVTQNTSGSRIAKDAMTRFIEYLETRIPDKGTEVNDFNLASVFDPFYRGYSITLIKGNKDHLDGIIDQLVDNHPTTREYNEAYEASLPSAQPNLDEDMDDFERMAMENDGNDAPTLAGPSEPPLKMEFKRYLSMQKPAKDVKVLKWWKVNQKELPLLAAMAKKYLCPPVTSCSSERLFSLGGNIISDKRHNMKPETLQKIMFIKENFPLVKSKIRSWDKKCPGESGYQSQPLPSTSQDQPLPSTSQDQPLPSTSQTQPLPSPSQTQPQPSPSTQTQSTKQTKMKSFLKPNESQSQSLLQRAKKRKLVLESPMKKSQMKKNPIYDASKDLFNTEASDSSTSVAYSSASSSRKGSKDSVTDLTDSDLE, from the exons ATGTCTCAAGTTAATAATGCAATTTGGAATTACTTTACCAAACTACCAGAAGTGACAGTGAATTCTGTcaccaaaaagaaaaattataaatcaagtTGTAATCAATGTCAAGCAGTGTTAACTTGCTGCCATGGAAGTACATCAGGAATGAGTAAACATTTAGG aTCTCAGCATCCCGTTCAAGCCATAGCTTATCTTAAGGCAAAGAATGACAAGGTAGTGCAACTGGCTGCTGACAGGGTGGAAGTTGAAAAGGAGCTTGATAGATCTTCAAGTTTGAGAGGTTTCTTTCCAGCCACAACCACTAGTAAAAAAAGGGTGGATAACCTTAGTAAAAAGTCTCCACCATCCAGTCAGCAAGGTGGTCATGAAAAACTTCAAGTAACTCTGGATGAGTATGTTAAG atAACTAAATGGGATTCACAAAGCAGCTGTCAGCTTGATTTTGATACAGTTCTCACTCTGGCCTGCATCATGTTAAATCTTCCTTTCAATATTGTGGAAACTCCAGGAATGAAGTTGCTCTTGAACTATTTGGCATCAAAAGCAATCATAAAAACACCAAAAACACTTGCTACAACAAAGCTTGACATGATTCATCATAATGTTGAAAAGGCAATAACCAATCAACTTGAGGAAGAAGTACCAGAATGTGAAAGTGTAGCTTTTACATCAGATGGTTGGACTGCAAAAAATGGTGATCCTTTTGAATCTCTCACACTCCATTACATCAACAGTGATTTTGAGTTGAAAAAGTACAGTTTGGACTGCCAGGCTCATTTAAATAGGAAAACAGGTCCTTTACTTGCCAAAGGATTAGACACTATGATTTCAAAATATGAAGTCTTGGCAAGGCCTGACCTAGAAAGAACATGTGTGACTGATGGTGCAGCTAACATGAAGGCAGCTGTCAGTTTATCAACTTTATTGGACAAGCAATTGGCGTGTGTTGATCACATGTTGAACAATTGTTTGAAAGACACATTAGAAAATGGTGAGGTTAAGGTAATTGTTGATAAGTGCAAGAGACTTGCTCAAAGGACACATCAAAGCACTAAGGATTGGTATGAAATCAAACAAGAATGTGAATCTCTAGGGTGTAATCCAATCAAGCTAATCCAACCAGTGCAAACAAGATGGAATTCAAATGCAATGCTGTTCAAGTCAGTGTTAAGAAATGAGCAAGGTTTGAAGTCTGTCAGAGATAACAGCCTGAATGCAAACTTGACAATACTTATACCAAGTGATGAAGATTTTCAAGTAATTGCAGAACTTCATCCTTTCTTGGCAAAATGTCAAGAATACTCAGAGATTTGGTCCTCAGATAAAACACCTACAGTTCACAAGATCCAGCAACACCTCTTTTCATTGATTACTATGTGCCATAGGACAGTTACACAAAATACTtcag GTTCAAGAATTGCTAAAGATGCAATGACCAGGTTTATAGAATACTTGGAAACTAGGATTCCAGATAAAGGCACTGAAGTTAATGACTTTAATCTTGCAAGTGTGTTTGATCCATTTTATAGAGGTTATTCTATCACATTAATCAAGGGCAACAAAGATCATTTAGATGGAATAATAGACCAACTGGTAGACAATCATCCAACTACCAGAGAATACAATGAGGCTTATGAGGCTTCATTACCTTCTGCACAGCCAAACTTAGATGAAGATATGGATGATTTTGAGAGAATGGCCATGGAAAATGATGGAAATGATGCACCAACTTTGGCAGGACCATCAGAGCCTCCTCTAAAG atggaaTTTAAGAGGTACTTGTCTATGCAAAAGCCAGCTAAGGATGTGAAGGTTTTGAAATGGTGGAAGGTCAATCAAAAGGAACTGCCATTACTAGCTGCTATGGCAAAGAAGTACTTGTGTCCACCAGTGACTTCATGCTCTTCAGAAAGGCTATTTTCATTAGGAGGAAATATTATTAGTGATAAAAGACACAATATGAAGCCAGAGACCcttcaaaaaataatgttcataaaagaaaactttccaCTAGTCAAATCAAAAATAAGGTCCTGGGACAAAAAATGCCCTGGTGAATCAGGCTATCAGTCTCAACCTCTACCATCCACCTCTCAAGATCAACCTCTACCATCCACCTCTCAAGATCAACCTCTACCATCAACTTCACAGACTCAACCTCTACCATCACCTTCTCAGACTCAACCTCAACCATCTCCATCTACACAAACTCAATCAACCAAACAgacaaaaatgaaaagttttttgaaaccaaatgaATCACAGTCTCAAAGTCTACTACAAAGagctaaaaaaaggaaacttgTACTTGAATCACCAATGAAAAAatcacaaatgaaaaaaaacccTATATATGATGCatctaaagatttatttaatactGAAGCTAGTGATAGTTCTACTAGCGTAGCTTATAGCAGTGCTAGTAGTAGTCGCAAGGGTAGCAAGGACAGTGTCACTGATCTCACTGATAGTGATTTAGAATAA